GGGGGCTTATCTAGGGATCTGATTGACACTCACCTACCTGTTCCTTGGGATTGGTATCCACATAGTCCTTGGTATAACCACCTCAGGGAACCTCCTCCACCACCAAGACCAACCCAGAATTTCCCAACCCCCTCACAAAAGCTGGGTGTCCGCCTGCTGCCCTTCTGTCATCCCAGCTGCCCCAGTGGGGATCCCAGTCCCAGTCCTCTGCTGTCTTCTTTCCCCGAAGGTCTCTCCAAAAGTTGAGAACACTATGCTTTACACAAAACCTATATGTGTCTAACCCCAAGTCCAGAACCTCCATGGCCTATGGTTTCCCAGGTTCCTGCTAGAAGCCCCCAGTGGGAAGCTCTGATGATTCACACCTTCAGGTAAGTGGCAGAGTACCAGCTCTGTCCACTGGCCTGTTGAGCTTTGCAGGCATCCTTAGGCTTTTGGTGTTGTTGAGCCCCTGAGCCCAGGAATGGAGGGAACATGGGACCAAGATGAAGTTGTGACCTCAGGTGCCACAACCAAACCTAACACACGAAGCACAGGGCACATCAGACATCAGTCCAATACCAATTCATGGCCAGGGTAGATGTGGTTGGTCATCTGGAAGGAAAAAGACCTGTGCCCATGAGTGCGGTCAGGGAAAGCTTCTGGAAGGAGGTGGGCCTGAGCTGGGCTCTATGGGTGGGTGAAACGAGACAGGCAGAGAGCAAGTGGAAACATTGCAGGCAAAGAACCGCAGAAGGAGAGCCTCTGAAATAAGAATGAGTAGGGGGTAGAAGGCGAGCAGATGGACAGGGGATCACCCTCCTCCCCCAGGTTACCTTCATGGTCTGTGGCTGATGGAAAcagcccccccaccaccaccccagcaTGGCCCAGTCTCCCAGGTGCAGGGGTAGAGGTGTTGGCATCCTGGACCAGATGCCCTCTCTGTCCTTTCAGATTGATAGTGGGTGCCTGAATGGGCAGAGCCCAGGGAAAATCAGGCTGCAGAAAACACTTCTTAGTGGAACACTCCCTCTGTACTTTGTCCTGACTTCTGAAGGCATTCTGAAGGGTCATGCCCCCCCTCCCCAGTGTAATGCTAGGTCTTCAGGGCTCACCTTCAAATAAGTGTTCCAACAAACTCTTCCAGGCATTACCCCTCCCTCACCTGGATTCTGACACTGTAGACCCAGCAAGCCTATAAACTTGACCCACTGTTGTCCTGCAGCTCAAGGGCTCCTCCtccagaggaggagagaagggcgtggctttgggggcACGGACGGGCGGGCTCCCAGTCCCGGGATCGCAGGATTTGCCCCTCCTCCTTACTGTCCTTGCTCCACTCCGGGGACTGCCAGATCCCTTCACACCAGCCCTTTCTGGGGCTCCCAcatctccccaccccacacccctgcTTTCTTTGGGTCTTGAGGTTGGCCCCACCGTACCCAGATGCCTCAGCTCCTCTgggtccccacccccactccaaggCCATCAAGCCCTTCTTGCCTCATTCTTTCCACCTACCCACCCTCCCCAACTCTGGTCCGTTCCTCacattttctcttcctgttctCCTGAGCCCGATCCATGTCCCTTTTTCGGAAATACTTCCCCTATTGCCCTCACTTTCTCACATAGAGACAAACAAAGGCTCGCAAACCCAGAAATAGACTCACACAGAGCTGAAAGACACAGGCCGTGTCCTGCCCCACACGCACGCGCGCAGCACTGGAGGCTGTCGTGGAGGGAGGCACACAGACGAGGCGTTTGTGCACGCACATAAACATCCACACCCACAGCCACCGCGCTGTGCCACAAAAGGGTGCGGACACACCAGGCGTGCGAGACAAGGGCACACACATCTGCGGGCGCTGGGGAACGCCGCCTTCCCGGGCACACCCACCGCTGCCGGCCCTGGGGCAGGAGCAAGGCCTCCTCCGGGCTCGGGCTCCCCCCGGATTCCTTCCAGCGAATGTTTCCCTACTTGGCCTGCCAGGTCTCTGGGGAAAGGGCCTCAGAAATGCAGCAGGAGCCACTTGGGGGAAGGAAGTTGGAACTGGCTGTTCCCTGCTTGGCCCTGCCGGCGAATTCCCTAACCGAGAAACTATTTGTGGCGAGAGCCCGGTGGCCGGCGAGCCCCCCGCCACCTCCCTGACGTCCCCTCCCcgcgccgccgcccgcggccctCGGGCGGCCTCGGCTGCAGCGCCGCTGCCCAGCGCCGGGCTCGTCGGCGCGCCTCGCCGCTTATCTGAGCTGTTTGGACAGCGCGGGGTGCAGGCGGGCTGCTGTGTCCCCGCCGAGTCCGCAGGCAGACCCCGGGCCGCCGGACTATTTCTGTCTTATCAGTGCAGGAATGCGGCagccgcggcggcggcggcggcggcggcggcggcggcgggcgggcggcggcggcgtgGGCCGTGGGCCGTCAGGGCAGCCCTGAAGGGGCCCCCTCCCCACTCCGCTCGAGTAGAAGTGTGAGAGAGCCCAGCAGGACTCAGAGGGGAgagttggaggaaaaaaaaggcagaaaagggaaagaaagaggaagagagagagagagagtgagaggagCCGCTGAGCCCACCCCGATGGCCGCGGACGAAGTTGCCGGAGGGGCGCGCAAAGCCACGAAAAGCAAACTTTTTGAGTTTCTGGTCCATGGGGTGGTGAGTGGGGGAAAGTTAGCGGGGGAGGGCGAGCGAGCTGGCTCGGGCTGAATGGAGGGATGATCGGGAGGGACCGCGAGGGCGCTCCCGCTCTCCCACCCCTCTGGTGGGGGCGCCACGGCCACGGCCCAGCCCCGGGACTGTGCCGGCGCCCTGGCATCCGAACACGTCGTCAGGGCGGGCTGGGGATGGGCGCGCGGTGACGGTGACGGGGAAGGGAGGCTTTGGCATGGGCTCTTGTCAGGGGAGGAGGGTGGGACTTGCCGCCTGTCCCCCCCAAGTGGGGGGTCCCCTCTGTACCCGACATGTTGTCTTCCGTTCTTTTCCTGGTGGGCCCAGGTACCcctgccctgggggtgggggtggggtgggggactgTGTTGCCTTGTCCCTGTTCATCCGTTGGGACAGTGTCACTCCGATTGTGTCTGGGGAGCAAGAAGCAGGTGACCCTGGAGGCACTGCCAAAGAGAGCTCTGGCTGAGTAAAACCGCTGCATCCCAGCAGGAGGGCTCTGGGGCTTGGTCATGGCCTCTGCCATCAGGGTCAGGGAGAGGCCCACTCTAGGAATGAACCCCAAGAGGTCTGAGGGTCCCTTGTCAGGCTCAGCCACCAGAAGTTGATGACCTTAACACTTCAAAGGTGTGAAAGAACAACTGAAGTCAGGGACATGAGGCCTTTAGACCAAAGGGACAGCACTGCACACTCCCACCACAGGCAGACTGAGAAAGCACGTGGGGAGACTGAGGGAGCCTGGGGACCTAAAGGGATGGAGGACTGAGCTGAGTCAGTAGGGGGCCAGGTTGGGAGGGCTGTAGGAAGGGGAGAGGCAGGGGCTCCAGGACTGGGGATGGGTGAAGGGTGTGGAGGCAGAATCAGGTTTATCATGGCCAAATTTGGTTGTGACCCCAGGAAGGCACCTTCTCAGTGAGAGAGACTGAAGTTCCTAGAATATTGGCCTCCTAGGCATGGTGCTGGTGGCTGGTACAGTCCCTGGGGGCCCTGGGAGCCTCCCTCTCAGGGGCTCTCCCTAAGTCAGTCAGTGTCTCTGACCTTGATGGATGGGAGAGCAGCCCATAAGGAAGAGGGCTTCCCTGAGGCAGCCTGTCCTCAGTCCCAAGAGTCTAGGGATGGGGTTGAGGGGCTTCCCAGGGTGTTTGTGTAGGGCCAATCCTAACCTTGTTGTTTTGGGGAGTCCTTTAAAAGGCCCATCTAGTGGAGAAAGGGCTCTACATGTGGATCTGAATATGAAAAACTTGGAGCTTTGGTGAGCTCACTCCCAGTGCCCCATTTATGCTAGTGGGGAATGGCCAAGTCTGGGCTCTATTCTGGAGGCTTGAGTGACAGGatcaggtggggtgggggaggcagacaCAGGTTCCACTGTGGAAGAGATGGGCAGAAACAGCTGCtggctgggggtggagggtgtTAGGGTGCAGGAACAGAAACACCAAGCCCCAAGcccagggtcagggtcagggtcagggctcTTCCATATGCCTGAAGGTGACATGGTGGGGTTAAATGATATCAGGGCCCACATCATTCTCTCCATAATCTCCTTCCTGCTCCTTTCGTCCCAGTCCCAATCCCACCTCCCCTTACTGTACAGCTCCTGAACCTTCCTATTGCTCTCTTCATCTTCTTTCTGGGGTTTGGACAAGTGGGGTCTTGAACACCTCACTTGGAGGCATTTATAACTCATCTAGACCCATCTGACTTCCCAGGGGAAGTGGCAAGGGATTACAACCTGCCTCATCTCCCTCTCCAGGGTCCCATAGGTTCCCTATTTCTGCTTTCAAAGGGGTGGAGTGCAGAGTAGAGAAAGTATGGGATGGCCATCTCTGATCTAGGCAAACAGGAGGCAGAGATAGATGCTCATGAAGATCTGGGCCTTTGACTCACCCCAGGCCCCCTGGCAACCCACTCCTAGCCCAGTTTCCCTCATCCAGAGAAACCTGGCAGGGGTCTCACTTCAGCCCTCTTGGGTGCCCTTCCCCTGCCTCCAGCCTTCACCCTGGAAGAAATTAAGGGGCCAGCCTAAGTCCGTGATGCCCCTGGTTGTGGAAATTTGGAGTCAGCACAAGGGAGCAAGGTTTGAGATTGTGGGGCCAAAATCAGGGAACAGAGGAGAGGAGGTGATATGAGGAGGGGTGAGAACTGGAGACTAGGAAGGAGGGAATGGGAAGGGGCGCAGCTGAAGTCAGAGGAGGAAGCTCAGCCCCTAACCTCAACGAAGCACCAAGAGCAAAACCCCTCGCCCTCAGGAAACTGGGGCGGTTCAGGGGCCGCCTTTGACAGGAGCAGCGGCGTGACCTTGGCGAGGTCGCTTTTCTCCTTGAGCCACAGTTGCCTCATCTGTCAAGTGGGGATGAAGGAACTTGCTCAGTCTGTCTTGCAGAGGAGCAAGCGGATGTGAACATCCTTTGAAAGGTTGAAAGGCGCCATTAATATTCATCTTCGCGGTACCTTCCGCAGATCCGAGGCTCGGCAATGCCCTGGGCAATTGCCTGGCTTCAGTTAGCTTCAGTTAGCTTCCTGCAGCAAGACGCCGAAGCCGCGCGGATTCCCGcgcccctgcccctcccacccaTCGCTCCCACCCATCGCTCCGCGCTCAGGGTCACGAGCCCAGGGTCTCGGCGAGGGGCGGGGACACGGGCTCCGGGAGCCTGGGGCCGGGGACCCAGGTCTGACCCGCGGGTGCCGGTTTCTGCTtcacccccgccccacccccagcGCCCCGGGATGCCGTCTGGAGCCCGGATGCCCCACCAGGGGGCGCCCATGGGCCCCCCGGGCTCCCCGTACATGGGCAGCCCCGCCGTGCGACCCGGCCTGGCCCCCGCGGGCATGGAGCCCGCCCGCAAGCGAGCAGCGCCCCCGCCCgggcagagccaggcacagagccAGGGCCAGCCGGTGCCCACCGCCCCCGCACGGAGCCGCAGGTGagtgcccccccccccgcacTGAGGGGCGTGCAGGGCGGGCGGGCAGGACCCGCAGGTGGGCGAGTTGCCGGTATTGGAAGCCGGAGGAAGAATGGTTAGCAGGAAAAGAGTCTTCCTGGGTCCGATGCCCTTTGGGGAGGTGGGTTTAGGGGGCACTGGTCTGGATCTTTTGTGTGCCCATGAAACAGGCTGCAGCCATCGGCAGCCAGTGGCCCTTCTCTTGCACGCGCCCCTAGCCCTTCTGCTTGTCGCCCACGAAGTCCTTCTCACCTCCCTTACCCCAGGTTGTGGTTGAGGCTTCAGtcttgggggcggggagggggagtTGGCAGTAAGACTGAGGGTAGAGCTTTAGCTGTTTCCCAAAGTGTGGTTCTTCGCTGAaccttcctgccccctccctggcTGCGCTTTTCAGAGCCCACTCCAAATCTCAGTGGGAGTCTCTGCCCATGTGGGTGGAGCCTGGAGATTCGCTCTGGGTGGGTGGTCTCTGCCCAGTCCTTCTCAGGTGATTCTTAGGCACTCCAAGGCTGAAGCGCAGCCATAATTCGACCTCACGACTAGGTCTGACCCCAGGCCACCAGGGCCATCCCATTTACTTGTCTGAGCAGTTGGTGGCACCTCACAGGCCCCTGATGGCTCCTGGCAAGACAGATGCCCCTTTGGGCATCAGTATTTAGCCAAATACACATGCTTTCTTTTGCACAACAGATGGATTCCTATAAAAGGTGTAATATCAATTTtacctcattattatttttttacacaaaGGAAAATTCACCATTTATAGGAACCCCATGACAAATTCTTTTGCAAAGGGAATCATCATTTTGTATAGCAAATAATAATTCCCAGATTTATCTTGTATAAATGGGGAGTTTCACGTAGACACTTTATTTCGAACAAATCAGACTTTTGATGAGTTGCTTGCCTAGCCTTCCAATGGATTCTGGATAGGGAGGGGGCAGTGGGTGAGAACACCACAAGGGGGCAGTGTAAGCCATCGGCTAGGCTGCTCTCACACAACCCGTGAGGGTTTTCTGGGGTGCTTGTGGGAGTCAGATACAGCTAGCTGGCTGGTCAAGAGTCCAAATCCCAGTTGCTGCCTACCCCATCCAACTTAGCTTCATCTCGAAGTTATACCCACATGGGAGAGCATCCATGCATGCCCCGCCTGGTCCCTGTGGATGTGATATGTTCTTTGCCCTGTTGGCATGTGGTCCAGAGATAGGAGCACCGTGGTCCCTTCCAAGCCTAGCACCCTGGGATGCAAGTCCAGTTTTACACCATCACCTCCTGCTCCAGGAGCAAGAGGAGAGATCACCTCTTTCCCTTACTCTAAGCTCAGGCCTAGTGGCTGTGCACCCCTGCTTAGAAGGAAAGGCAGGTCCTCAGAACCTGTACTTTCTCTGTTCTGCCTTCCTTACTCCCCAACTTGCTTCAAACACTTCAGCTCCCATGTTTTGGCAGCAAACCCCTACCCCCCCATCCTCCTAAGTCTGAATTTTTCTGGTCTTGAGGATTTGGTGGTGTGGAAGGGGTTCCCAGGACAGAAGAGGAACAGGTCACCCTGATTCCCAAGAAAGGACAGAGCATCAGCTGCATGAACCATCGTTGTAGCCCCTCAGGCGGACAGACAAGCGGGCTGTGGGAACCCCAGCCAGGCAGGCGGAGATGTCGGGATAATTTAGCAGGTGGCCTCGTTACTCCCAGATCTGTCGCCATGGTAACCtggttttttctttaaaaaatgtacagtGCCAAGAGGAGGAAGATGGCTGACAAAATCCTCCCTCAAAGGGTGAGTGCCTTTCACAGcagcccccagcccacccccaccctctgctTCTCTGCCATCCCCTCCCCCTCAGGAGAGTTCCAGCGTCAAAGCCACTTtcacttttttgtttaaaaagctcATTAAGAAGTAAGGCTCCCCAGGCCAGAGGGCTGGGTGGGGCATAGGGAAGGAGTGAGCCATGGGGGTGCAGGGGAGGCAGAACACAGGGCCAGAGGTTTAGGGGATTGAGTACCAGTGGTCTGAAGACACAGAAGCATGGGACAAAGAGGGGTCAAGAACCTGCCAGGTGGTATGACAGGAACAGAAGGTGACCAGAAGGCTTGGGCATCATAGAGGGACCCAGTTGGGTGTGAGTTAGCACAGTTGAGATATCAGATGTGGGGGCTAGTGAGGTGTCAGGGCAAGAGATAAGAAATGATAACCCCTAACTGTCTTAGGAACCCCAGAGTCCCTCGCCACTTTGCAGGGACCCAAAGGTAGCTGACAAACTAGTGCCTACAGGGTGCTGCCTCCTCCTGGTGATGAGCTACATGGATTCCCCTGGAGGAGAAGTGACTTTTATCCCCACACATGGAGACCCCTCCCTCAAGGCTGGATAATGGAATCCTGGGAAGAGATCCTATTCACACCCTCAAAATTCCAGGCCCTGAAACCAGATGGCTCCCTCCACATCCTTTGTGCCCTAGGATTGCACGACAAGTTCACATTTCCTATTACACAATTGGCTGAGCCCTGTTCTGCCTTGCTCCTCCAGATTCGGGAGCTGGTTCCCGAGTCCCAGGCTTACATGGACCTCCTAGCATTTGAGAGGAAACTGGATCAAACCATCATGCGGAAGCGGGTGGACATCCAGGAAGCACTGAAGAGGCCCATGAAGGTGCCTTAGTGTGGGGGTAGGAAGAGGGCTCTAGGTGCTGTGCCCAGGATAGGGAAGCAGGGTGGCCCTAGGGTGCAGACACAGTGCCTTGGTTCTGTACTAGACTCTTTATTTCTACAGCAAAAGCGGAAGCTACGTCTTTATATCTCCAATACTTTTAACCCTGCGAAGCCTGATGCAGAGGATTCTGATGGCAGCATTGCCTCCTGGGAGCTGCGGGTGGAGGGGAAGCTCCTGGATGATGTACGTCCTGGCCCAGGTCTCTCCAGGTGTCCTGGGGTGGGTATGGGCTGAGTGGAGAACAATTAGATGTTTATGCTAGGGGCTGGGGAGTCAGCCCTGGTTGTGATGGGTGGGCCTGGGATGAGTCTAGAGGACTGCCTCTTATATGCTGCCTACCTGCTGCCAACTTGGCCCATTCTGCACCCATGGTCCCTGTTCTGCCCCCACGgtccctcttcctctttcacaGCCCAGCAAGCAGAAGCGGAAGTTCTCTTCCTTCTTCAAGAGTTTGGTCATTGAGCTGGACAAAGATCTCTATGGCCCTGATAATCACCTCGTTGAGGTAAGGCAGATTTCTTCTGCATTTGAATCCCCACTCTCCCACAGGCCCAAGGCCCTGAAAAACACGCACAGATTTGGATCAGGGAACACCCTAAAGCCCTAGCCCCACCAATCCAGATGGGCCTGTGAGTGACCCAAGTCTTCCCCTTGGACAGTGGCACCGGACGCCCACAACCCAGGAGACAGATGGGTTCCAGGTGAAGAGGCCGGGGGACCTAAGTGTGCGCTGCACCCTGCTCCTCATGCTGGACTACCAGGTCTGTGCTCCTCCCCACTCTACAGATACCACACAGCCTCTTGGGCACATTCTGGTTCTCTTCCTTACCCCTCCTTCTCCAGGAGCATGTTTCCAAGGAGCCTCATCACCACAGGCCCCAATCCCAAGCTGCCTGCTCCTGAGCTCTTCCCATTCCTTCCCTTCAACCTAATTTTCCTGGTCACCTTTTCCCAGCCTCCCCAGTTCAAACTGGACCCCCGCCTGGCCCGTCTGCTAGGGTTGCACACACAGAGCCGCTCAGCCATTGTCCAGGCCCTGTGGCAGTATGTGAAGACCAATAGACTGCAGGACTCCCACGACAAGGAATACATCAATGGGGACAAGTATTTCCAACAGGTAACCTCTCTCCTGAACCCAGGGATCTAGGAAGCTCCATCGGGGGAAGCACCTCTCCAAAGGTAATGACTGCCCTTCCTGCCAGGTCACAGCCATGGCCTTGGAGCCAGGAGGCCAGCACCTAGCACAGGCTCTTTCATGAACTAGCTCTGTGCTACAGCCAATCCATTTAGTTTCCCAAAGTTAGGAAGATATGGAACCCTACAAGGCCAACAGCTTTCTGGAATGTAATATTTTTGACACTAGGAGTTAGGATCCCTGAGTTCTAGTCCTGGGTCTAGACTTTGGCTAAGTTACTTTGCTATTCTGCACCTTGTTCCTTTCTTTGAAGAAGATTAAATTTGTCCCATCTAATCTACTGAGTAGTTCGGAAAATCAAATTGTTGCAATGTGGGATCTGGCAAAAAATCTACCAAAATAGAGTACTGttattaatgcattttaaaataaacacagcaGATAAACCTGAGGAGTAGAAATAGCAGTtgatgtttattgagcacttaccacGTGCCAGGCATTGTTCCAACCACTTTGTGTATATCGATTCACTGACTTCTCAGGATACCCTATGAGAAACCCATTCTAGAAATCAGGACACAGAGGCCTGAGGTGTTGAGCAAGTAACtcattcaaggtcacacagtacaCAATAGAGGCAGGACGGATATCCCTGCAGGCAAGGCTGAGGGTCCCACATAATCCCATCAGAGTGCTGATGACTCTACCTCCAGCCCAGTCCCATCCCCTTGAACATCAAGGAATCCAATCTGCTCTCAGCCTCTTGGAACTTTTCCAGGATGGAAAAATCTAGAACTATAGTCATAATTGCCTCAAGCATACAGAAGAGTGATCTTTCCCCAACCACCCCCCTTCAGATTTTTGATTGTCCCCGGCTGAAGTTCTCTGAGATTCCCCAGCGCCTCACAGCCCTGCTATTACCCCCTGATCCGATTGTCATCAACCACGTCATCAGGTGAGGTGGCCCCACCTGGCTCCTTAGACCAGGGAATTGGCCCACTCctacctccttcccctcccccatctctcctACCCCTCCCAgcacctgccccagccctgggccctgaGCCTCTGTGAGGACCTCCTGGATGCCAAGGACTGGACTTCCCTGACAGTGTGGACCCATCAGACCAGAAGAAGACAGCATGCTATGACATTGATGTGGAAGTGGAGGAACCACTGAAGGGACAGATGAGCAGCTTCCTCCTGTCTACAGCCAACCAGCAGGAGATCAGTGCTCTGGACAGTAAGGTGGGGCTTGAGCCCAGAGCTGAGGTAGAACACTGACCCAGAGAGGACAGAGCACACTCAGAATAGACCAGCATGTGGGCCTCTAAAGAGATAAGGGATACATGGCCCTTACCTGGTGCTTGAAGTCAACCTTATTCCACAGATAGCTCTGGCCACCCCCACCCTCTCTGGGACTTGAGGAAGCAGGGCTGAGGGACTGTCCTTCACAGAAGCAGCcagcccctccttcctcccctttcctccctccccaccctcttccttttcccatcctcACTACATCACCATGGCCAGGTGGAAATCATCTTTCTACCTGTAGATCCATGAGACGATTGAGTCCATAAACCAGCTCAAGATCCAGAGGGACTTCATgctaagcttctccagagaccccAAAGGCTATGTCCAAGACCTGCTCCGCTCCCAGAGCCGGGACCTCAAGGTGAAGAGGGAGACTCAGGGAGCACTGGAGTGGGAAACAAGCACATGGGGAAAGACTATAAACATTGTACACTAGGGGCAGGTAAGGGACGGGGCTCAGGGCtgaccccatgctccctcccagGTGATGACAGATGTGGCTGGCAATCCCGAAGAGGAGCGTCGGGCTGAGTTCTACCACCAGCCTTGGTCCCAGGAAGCCGTCAGCCGCTACTTCTACTGCAAGGTAAGGAGCAGCCCTTGCACTCGAGGCTTCCTGTTCCTCTGTTCCAAAGGAAATCTTCCTTCTCACTTGGTGGGCCTTGCTGTTCCCCGTGGTGATACTTGTCCatccctcccccccaccaccaccaccatgcaATGGCCTCCCTGTCCCAGACTCTCTTCCAGGGCAGGGTGCTGGGTAGGTAGGCTGTTCTGATCACTCACCAGGAGCACTGTAACCCTGCTCCTGCTCCCACCTCCTCTAAAGATCCAGCAGCGCAGGCAGGAGCTGGAGCAGTCGCTGGTTGTGCGCAACACCTAGGAGCCCGCGAACGAGCACCACTTTGGACCAGCACTTGGCCCTGGGCTCTGGCCTCACCCCTCTGCCGCCTTGTGGGGCAGGGAGGACTGGATTAAAGGTCATTCACCTGACAGCACTGTGTGGTCATTGGGCACTAGGGAGAGATGGAAAATGGGGTGGGAGAGGCAATGGGTGCCTCCAGACAAACGCCTCACACCTTTCCCTCAGATTCTTCTTACTCCATCTTCCCTAGACCTAAAAACAGTTTAGCAGAAGACActtttaataacattttcttattttaaaaaatacagtaacaAGCCCTCCATCTGTCCATCACCTTGCCTTGCCTTGCCTGGGACTAAGGCAGGCATGGGAAATGTAGGGAGGGCAGGGCCCCAGGAGGGAGTGCTAAGTGCTGTTGGCTTGCTCCTGCTCAAATAGAGCCATGGCCAGCTGGGCACGgccccccagcccctccaggttGCTGAGGCGGCAGCGGTGGTAGAGTTCTTCGCTGAGCCGTGGGCTGCAGTCCCGCAGAGAGAACTTCTGCACCAGCCCTGGCTCTACGGCTCGAAAGAGGTGGAGCCCTGAGAACCGGAGGAAAACGTCCATCACCTCCAGCCCCTCCAgggcttcctcctcttcctggccTGCCAGTTCACCAGCTAAACGGGCGCGGGCTGCCAGGTAGTCGGCATTGTAGAAGCAGCCCTCTGCAGATGCCTGCCGGTCAAATCTGCCCCCGATGGAAGACCCCCGGGAAGGATCTGCAccaggaggggat
This genomic interval from Marmota flaviventris isolate mMarFla1 chromosome 1, mMarFla1.hap1, whole genome shotgun sequence contains the following:
- the Smarcd3 gene encoding SWI/SNF-related matrix-associated actin-dependent regulator of chromatin subfamily D member 3 isoform X2 — translated: MAADEVAGGARKATKSKLFEFLVHGVRPGMPSGARMPHQGAPMGPPGSPYMGSPAVRPGLAPAGMEPARKRAAPPPGQSQAQSQGQPVPTAPARSRSAKRRKMADKILPQRIRELVPESQAYMDLLAFERKLDQTIMRKRVDIQEALKRPMKQKRKLRLYISNTFNPAKPDAEDSDGSIASWELRVEGKLLDDPSKQKRKFSSFFKSLVIELDKDLYGPDNHLVEWHRTPTTQETDGFQVKRPGDLSVRCTLLLMLDYQPPQFKLDPRLARLLGLHTQSRSAIVQALWQYVKTNRLQDSHDKEYINGDKYFQQIFDCPRLKFSEIPQRLTALLLPPDPIVINHVISVDPSDQKKTACYDIDVEVEEPLKGQMSSFLLSTANQQEISALDSKIHETIESINQLKIQRDFMLSFSRDPKGYVQDLLRSQSRDLKVMTDVAGNPEEERRAEFYHQPWSQEAVSRYFYCKVRSSPCTRGFLFLCSKGNLPSHLVGLAVPRGDTCPSLPPTTTTMQWPPCPRLSSRAGCWVGRLF
- the Smarcd3 gene encoding SWI/SNF-related matrix-associated actin-dependent regulator of chromatin subfamily D member 3 isoform X1; the encoded protein is MAADEVAGGARKATKSKLFEFLVHGVRPGMPSGARMPHQGAPMGPPGSPYMGSPAVRPGLAPAGMEPARKRAAPPPGQSQAQSQGQPVPTAPARSRSAKRRKMADKILPQRIRELVPESQAYMDLLAFERKLDQTIMRKRVDIQEALKRPMKQKRKLRLYISNTFNPAKPDAEDSDGSIASWELRVEGKLLDDVRPGPGLSRCPGPSKQKRKFSSFFKSLVIELDKDLYGPDNHLVEWHRTPTTQETDGFQVKRPGDLSVRCTLLLMLDYQPPQFKLDPRLARLLGLHTQSRSAIVQALWQYVKTNRLQDSHDKEYINGDKYFQQIFDCPRLKFSEIPQRLTALLLPPDPIVINHVISVDPSDQKKTACYDIDVEVEEPLKGQMSSFLLSTANQQEISALDSKIHETIESINQLKIQRDFMLSFSRDPKGYVQDLLRSQSRDLKVMTDVAGNPEEERRAEFYHQPWSQEAVSRYFYCKVRSSPCTRGFLFLCSKGNLPSHLVGLAVPRGDTCPSLPPTTTTMQWPPCPRLSSRAGCWVGRLF
- the Smarcd3 gene encoding SWI/SNF-related matrix-associated actin-dependent regulator of chromatin subfamily D member 3 isoform X3; the protein is MAADEVAGGARKATKSKLFEFLVHGVRPGMPSGARMPHQGAPMGPPGSPYMGSPAVRPGLAPAGMEPARKRAAPPPGQSQAQSQGQPVPTAPARSRSAKRRKMADKILPQRIRELVPESQAYMDLLAFERKLDQTIMRKRVDIQEALKRPMKQKRKLRLYISNTFNPAKPDAEDSDGSIASWELRVEGKLLDDVRPGPGLSRCPGPSKQKRKFSSFFKSLVIELDKDLYGPDNHLVEWHRTPTTQETDGFQVKRPGDLSVRCTLLLMLDYQPPQFKLDPRLARLLGLHTQSRSAIVQALWQYVKTNRLQDSHDKEYINGDKYFQQIFDCPRLKFSEIPQRLTALLLPPDPIVINHVISVDPSDQKKTACYDIDVEVEEPLKGQMSSFLLSTANQQEISALDSKIHETIESINQLKIQRDFMLSFSRDPKGYVQDLLRSQSRDLKVMTDVAGNPEEERRAEFYHQPWSQEAVSRYFYCKIQQRRQELEQSLVVRNT
- the Smarcd3 gene encoding SWI/SNF-related matrix-associated actin-dependent regulator of chromatin subfamily D member 3 isoform X4, with product MAADEVAGGARKATKSKLFEFLVHGVRPGMPSGARMPHQGAPMGPPGSPYMGSPAVRPGLAPAGMEPARKRAAPPPGQSQAQSQGQPVPTAPARSRSAKRRKMADKILPQRIRELVPESQAYMDLLAFERKLDQTIMRKRVDIQEALKRPMKQKRKLRLYISNTFNPAKPDAEDSDGSIASWELRVEGKLLDDPSKQKRKFSSFFKSLVIELDKDLYGPDNHLVEWHRTPTTQETDGFQVKRPGDLSVRCTLLLMLDYQPPQFKLDPRLARLLGLHTQSRSAIVQALWQYVKTNRLQDSHDKEYINGDKYFQQIFDCPRLKFSEIPQRLTALLLPPDPIVINHVISVDPSDQKKTACYDIDVEVEEPLKGQMSSFLLSTANQQEISALDSKIHETIESINQLKIQRDFMLSFSRDPKGYVQDLLRSQSRDLKVMTDVAGNPEEERRAEFYHQPWSQEAVSRYFYCKIQQRRQELEQSLVVRNT